In one window of Hevea brasiliensis isolate MT/VB/25A 57/8 chromosome 10, ASM3005281v1, whole genome shotgun sequence DNA:
- the LOC110643567 gene encoding asparagine synthetase [glutamine-hydrolyzing] 3 → MCGILAVFGCIDNSQAKRSRIIELSRRLRHRGPDWSGLHCHEDCYLAHQRLAIVDPTSGDQPLYNEDKTVVVTVNGEIYNHKQLREKLKSHQFRTGSDCEVIAHLYEEYGESFVHMLDGMFSFVLLDTRDKSFIAARDAIGITPLYLGWGLDGSVWFASEMKALSDDCERFMSFPPGHLYSSKEGGLRRWYNPPWYSEQIPSAPYDPLVLREAFEKAVIKRLMTDVPFGVLLSGGLDSSLVAAVTCRHLADSEAACQWGSQLHTFCIGLKGSPDLKAAREVADYLQTRHHEFHFTVQEGIDALEEVIYHIETYDVTTIRASTPMFLMSRKIKSLGVKMVISGEGSDEIFGGYLYFHKAPNKEEFHQETCRKIKALHLYDCLRANKSTSAWGVEARVPFLDKEFINIAMSIDPEWKMIRPDLKRIEKWVLRNAFDDEKNPYLPKHILYRQKEQFSDGVGYSWIDGLRDHANKQVTDAMLMNASFIYPENTPTTKEAYYYRTIFEKFFPKNAARSTVPGGPSVACSTAKAVEWDAAWAKNPDPSGRAALGVHSAAYKETVDAKTGNLMNGSPQTLKEGIVEKTATVA, encoded by the exons atGTGTGGAATACTCGCAGTCTTTGGTTGCATAGACAACTCACAAGCTAAACGCTCCCGCATCATCGAATTGTCTCGAAG GTTAAGGCATAGAGGTCCTGATTGGAGTGGCTTGCATTGTCATGAAGACTGTTATCTTGCTCATCAAAGATTGGCTATTGTAGACCCTACTTCTGGAGATCAGCCACTTTACAATGAGGACAAGACTGTCGTTGTCACG GTTAATGGAGAGATATATAACCATAAGCAATTGCGGGAAAAATTGAAGTCTCATCAGTTCCGAACTGGTAGTGACTGTGAAGTGATTGCCCATCTT TACGAAGAATATGGAGAAAGTTTTGTGCACATGTTAGATGGCATGTTCTCCTTTGTCCTTCTTGACACCCGTGACAAAAGTTTCATTGCAGCTCGGGATGCCATTGGTATTACCCCACTTTATTTGGGCTGGGGTCTTGATG GATCTGTATGGTTTGCTTCAGAAATGAAAGCATTGAGTGATGATTGTGAACGATTCATGTCTTTCCCTCCGGGGCATTTATATTCAAGCAAAGAAG GAGGACTTAGGAGGTGGTATAACCCACCGTGGTATTCAGAGCAAATACCTTCAGCGCCATATGATCCCCTAGTTTTACGGGAGGCCTTTGAGAAG GCTGTGATCAAGAGACTTATGACAGATGTACCATTTGGTGTACTTCTATCTGGAGGACTGGACTCATCACTTGTTGCAGCTGTGACTTGTCGTCATCTGGCTGATTCAGAAGCTGCTTGCCAGTGGGGATCACAATTACATACCTTTTGCATTGGTTTGAAG GGTTCTCCTGATCTGAAAGCTGCAAGGGAGGTAGCAGACTATCTCCAAACTCGTCACCATGAGTTTCACTTTACTGTGCAG GAAGGAATTGATGCTCTTGAGGAAGTCATTTACCATATTGAAACATATGATGTGACGACTATTAGGGCCAGCACTCCAATGTTTCTTATGTCACGAAAAATCAAATCCTTAGGAGTTAAAATGGTTATTTCTGGGGAAGGTTCAGATGAAATCTTTGGAGGTTACTTGTATTTTCACAAGGCACCTAACAAGGAAGAGTTTCACCAAGAGACATGTCGGAAG ATCAAGGCTCTTCATCTTTATGATTGCTTGAGGGCAAATAAATCGACTTCAGCATGGGGTGTTGAGGCTCGTGTACCCTTTTTGGACAAAGAGTTCATCAACATTGCAATGAGCATAGATCCAGAGTGGAAAATG ATCAGGCCTGATCTTAAAAGGATAGAGAAGTGGGTCTTGCGCAATGCATTTGATGATGAGAAGAATCCGTACCTTCCAAAG CACATATTGTACAGGCAGAAGGAACAGTTCAGTGATGGAGTTGGGTATAGCTGGATTGATGGTCTGAGAGACCATGCAAACAAACAA GTCACAGATGCAATGTTGATGAATGCTAGCTTTATTTACCCTGAAAATACTCCTACCACAAAGGAGGCATACTACTACAGAACCATCTTTGAGAAATTCTTCCCTAAG AATGCTGCAAGGTCGACAGTTCCTGGAGGACCAAGTGTTGCGTGCAGTACTGCAAAAGCAGTGGAATGGGATGCAGCATGGGccaaaaatcctgacccttctgGTCGTGCTGCTCTTGGTGTTCATTCAGCTGCATACAAGGAAACAGTGGATGCCAAGACTGGAAATCTGATGAATGGTTCCCCTCAGACACTAAAAGAAGGGATTGTAGAGAAGACTGCAACAGTTGCTTAA
- the LOC110643568 gene encoding uncharacterized protein LOC110643568 isoform X1 — MSSEVEGRAVVEDLSEPKRSQLESINEEENEDLVDGSDTSSFTAFLYSLLSSSDSGDNSNSDEKKDNTPEMVGQSSEIVRKESVTRKGLLSRGKQSLRAIYQAGITGGYQSQGCKGESDLKLGDESNDNFDGLEIKHTQILKEPVELGDLPSVSEPSLLLSERARSALYASRPALAQGRNW, encoded by the coding sequence GAAGACCTGAGTGAGCCAAAAAGGAGTCAGCTAGAGTCGATTAACGAAGAGGAAAATGAGGATTTAGTTGATGGGTCAGATACTTCTTCCTTTACTGCATTcctttattctttattgtcatcttCAGATTCTGGAGATAATTCAAATTCAGATGAGAAAAAGGATAATACACCAGAAATGGTTGGCCAGTCATCTGAAATTGTAAGGAAGGAGAGTGTCACAAGGAAGGGCTTACTTTCTAGGGGTAAACAATCTCTTAGAGCTATTTACCAAGCTGGTATAACTGGTGGATATCAAAGTCAAGGGTGCAAGGGTGAATCTGACTTGAAATTAGGTGATGAGAGTAATGATAATTTTGATGGACTGGAAATAAAACATACGCAGATTTTGAAAGAGCCCGTTGAGTTGGGAGATCTTCCAAGTGTTTCTGAGCCTTCATTGCTTCTTTCAGAGAGAGCAAGAAGTGCCCTTTATGCTTCACGTCCAGCACTTGCACAAGGGAGGAATTGGTAA
- the LOC110643568 gene encoding uncharacterized protein LOC110643568 isoform X2, translated as MSSEEDLSEPKRSQLESINEEENEDLVDGSDTSSFTAFLYSLLSSSDSGDNSNSDEKKDNTPEMVGQSSEIVRKESVTRKGLLSRGKQSLRAIYQAGITGGYQSQGCKGESDLKLGDESNDNFDGLEIKHTQILKEPVELGDLPSVSEPSLLLSERARSALYASRPALAQGRNW; from the coding sequence GAAGACCTGAGTGAGCCAAAAAGGAGTCAGCTAGAGTCGATTAACGAAGAGGAAAATGAGGATTTAGTTGATGGGTCAGATACTTCTTCCTTTACTGCATTcctttattctttattgtcatcttCAGATTCTGGAGATAATTCAAATTCAGATGAGAAAAAGGATAATACACCAGAAATGGTTGGCCAGTCATCTGAAATTGTAAGGAAGGAGAGTGTCACAAGGAAGGGCTTACTTTCTAGGGGTAAACAATCTCTTAGAGCTATTTACCAAGCTGGTATAACTGGTGGATATCAAAGTCAAGGGTGCAAGGGTGAATCTGACTTGAAATTAGGTGATGAGAGTAATGATAATTTTGATGGACTGGAAATAAAACATACGCAGATTTTGAAAGAGCCCGTTGAGTTGGGAGATCTTCCAAGTGTTTCTGAGCCTTCATTGCTTCTTTCAGAGAGAGCAAGAAGTGCCCTTTATGCTTCACGTCCAGCACTTGCACAAGGGAGGAATTGGTAA